The region TCGTGAGGAGGTGCTTGATGAACATGTCGGCAATGAGCCTGGCGCTGGTGCTCTGGATTCTTGCCCCTCTGACCGCCTGGCCCCTGGACAGTTGCCGGGAATGCCACGAAGACGGTCAGACGATGAAAAAACTGGGATATCCCGGTTTTACGGTCACGCAGAAAGAGGTGGCAGCCCAAAGCGGTATGCCGGCCACCTGCAGCGATTGTCATCGGGGCAACCCGTCCACCCGCGTGCCGGGCGAGGCCCATCGGGGCATGGGGCGCCTCATGCCGGTGGCCCGGAAAGGCTTCGCCGTCATGACCAGTCCCCGCAGCTACCCGCTGGAATTCGGCGCCGCCCCCGCTTCCCGCCTGATCGTCAGTACCGACAAGGGGGGGAAGAAGGTCAGGGACGCCTCGGTGACCGCGCTCCTCTACCATGACAAGCGGGGCGACACCCTGTCGCAGAATTTCGCCATGATGGAACAAACCTGCGGCGCCTGCCACCAGCAGGAGTTTGCCGAATTCAGCCGCAGCACCATGGCGCAGAACGGCAAGCAGAGCCAGTACGGGGGGTGGCTTGACGTTGAGCGCGGGCCGCACAACTGCGGCCCGTGGTTCGAGGGGAACGTGAGGGCGATGCGGGGGGCAACGGCGCAGCCATTCAGCGACCAGGCCGCCGCCCTGGGGCAGAAGAGTTGCAGCACCTGCCATGTGGGGTGCCTGGACTGCCACTACGCCCCCCAGCCCAAAAGCGGGACCGACCCGGCCAAAGGCGTGCACACCTTTGTCAAGACCCCCGCGCCGGAGAGCTGCTACGGCAACGGCCGCGCTTCGGTCTGCCATGCCGGGCCGGAGGACCGCCGCCGCGGCGCCGGGTACTTCGGCGGCAGTTTCTCCTTTCCCGAAGGTGGAACGCCGGATGTCCACGTGGCCGCCAAGGTCGGCTGTCTCGATTGTCACGAAAGCAGCAAAAGCAATCCCGCCATCGGCCACGCCATGGTCAGGCGCCAGGCCCGGGACTCCTGTGTCCGCTGCCACGGGGAGATCGTCAGGAACCATGCCGCTTCCCGGCACAGAAACCTGACCTGCGAAGCCTGCCATATCCGCAACGTGGGGGGCTACCAGGGGACCTACTGGGGGCCGGGCAAGCTGGCCGGCGCAGCAACCCCCTATTTCAAATTCAAGGCCTATTACGGGATCATGGCCGATCCTTTTCTGATCAAAGACCAGAAGGGACGCTGGATTCCGGTCAAACCGTTCCCCATGGCGGTCATGAACCAGACCTCGTCCCCCTTCAAGCCGGGGCTGCACTGGCGTTTCCCCGTTGACCTTCCCGACCTGAAACGCACGGACGACGCCTGGGCCTATGTGGGGCTTTTCGACGGCCTGCCGGAGAACAACAAGGCCCTGCTCTGGATCCAGTTGGACAAGTTGTCCCACAAGTACGGCAAAAGCCGCGGCTGCGACTCCTGCCACGGCGACCTCCGAGGCGTGCAGCGCCAGCAGGTGGCCTGGGAGTACAGCGATCCCGGCGCACTCCCCTTCACCGGCAGCCACGAGGTGCTGGCCGACGCGAGCGGCCTGTTCATCCGCGCCATCCGTTCGGAGAAGATCGAACTCGAACCGGGGTACACCCTGTCGGCCCTGGCCCCCTGGGTCTACCTGAAGGATGCGTGGCAAGTGAAGGGGGATTTCTCCCTCCCCCCCATCAGGGACCGGAAGGGGTATGCCGCGGTGAAGGCAGACGCCGCGATGGCCGGGAAGCGCCATATTAGCCACTGAAATAATATTCATAAATTTGTATTGACATATATATAGTATTTTGTATATTTGTGAAAATTTCTGTCTCGGAGGGGACCATGAATCTCAAGTTGTTGGCAGCGGCGGCAGTACTGTGGGGGCTATCCGGCATCGGCCAGGCGGCGGAGCATCCCGGGCGCGACTACATCGAAAAGAACGGGTACAAAGGTCCCGCCACCTGCGAAGAGTGCCACCAGGGGACCGCGCGCAAGTTTCTGGAAACGGTCCACTGGAAGCACGCATCAAAGGTGGACAACGTGGACAACCTGGAAGCCGGCAAGGAATACGGCATGAAAAACCGTATCTACACCATGTGCAACGGCAACGACATCGTCAACAACCTGAAGGAGATCCCGGTGAACGCCGCGGGCAAGACCAAGTACACGGGATGCAACACCTGCCATCCGGGAAACCACCTGAGCGATGTGGGGAGCACGGGTCCCGAAGCCGAGGCGGCCATCGACTGCCTGATCTGCCATTCATCGGCCTACGATTTCAGCAACCGCAAACCGTACAAGGATGACAAGGGGCGGATCGTCATGGGGCAGGACCGCAGCACCAAGGCGGCACTGGCCATTGCCAAGCCCAGGGTCAAAAACTGCATGGTCTGCCACGAAGCGGCCGGCGGCGGCGTCTATATCAAGCGCGGCTTCGCCTTTACCGCGGCGAACGATGTGCACGCCGCCAAGAAGATGGAATGCGCGGACTGCCACAAGGCCAGGGATCACCGTTTCCCCACCGGCTATGACCCCAACAACTGGGCCAATGACGGCACCCGGCTGACCTGCACCACCTCCGGCTGCCACCCGGAGCGCCCCCACAAGGATGACGACTACAACCGCCATGCGGCGCGGATCGCCTGCCAGACCTGCCATATCCCCAGGACCGGCGGGGCGAGCGCCAAGGATTTTACCAAGTGGGAAAAACTGGCCAACGGATTTTACGAGCCTGCAACCCTGAAGAAGGAAGCCAACGAGACGGTCCCGGTGTACGCCTGGTATAACAGGACCGTCCGGAATGAGCCCCATTTTATCGGCCCCAAGGGGAGCAGGGGGGACGCGGCCAGCAAGATCTACCCCTTCAAGATCTTCCAGGGCAAGGCCTACTACGACAAACTGACCGGCAACCTGCTTTCCATGGATTTCGCCCAACCCATGGCCAACGGCGACACCCTGGCCGGGGTGGCCTCGGCGGCCAAAACGCTGGGGATCAAGAAGTACCAGGCGGAGCCGGGCTGGCAAACCGTCTATTTCTCCAGCAGCCACCTCGTGACCAAGACCAAGGCGCTCAGTTGCGAGAATTGCCACATCGTCAACGGCGTGCTGAACTTCCGCGCCCTCGGTTACAGCGAAGCGGAGGTCGCGAAGCTGACCTCTCCGGAATTGTATCTGGAGAAGATGCTCAAGAAGCAGCGCGAGAACGACGATTTCTAGGACACCGATGTCGTGAAAAACCGGGGAAGCTCCGTTGCTCCGGCGGCTGGCCGGGCGTTGCGTGCCCGCTGATGTCATCGCCTGCCGCCGCTTCCCGAAGCTGGCCGGCTCGGAAACGAGCCTTGTTCGACACCTATGGCGCTCAAATGGGGAAACAATGTGCAACGCTTTTGTTGCGGTTGACTTCTCCCAAGCTCAGTGCCATGGTCTGGCAACCTTCATTTGTATGCCGTACCAGACCCCCCAGGCGATCAGCCCGCCTGGGGGGTCTCCTATTAGCCAATCCCGGTGAGCGCACTTGAGGGAAAACCACACCGTAGCGAGGCCGCATTCCTGTGACCATTACCCAGCTTGTAGAACTGATCCGGCATATGGAGGAAGAACACAACTTTTTCAACCGAAAGCCAGGACAACGGGTGGTGAAACAGCTAACCCCGCACATCAGCATGCGGGGCGCCGCCAGGGTGGTTGGGGTGGATTTACAGGGTTACGGCTGGGAAAAAACCTTTGGCTGCGGGGAAGACCGCCACGATTCACCCCTGTCGTTGTACCATGCGATCATGGCTTTTCTGGATGCGGCCGACGGAGAAAGCTGAGATCGCCGCGCGCTGCATGTGGGGTGGCAAGGCCGGGACAACCACATATTCACAAGTAAGGATACTTTGTGCAAGTCACTGTTTTAATTGACTTACATCATGCCCGATGACATACTTCCATCTCCTCCTTCAATTGTGTGGCTGCACCAGGCCCCTTGGGAATTGCAGTCCCAAGGGGCCGTCTCTTTTCTGCAGCCTCCCCCGATCATATCGTTGCGGCAGCAATGGCGTAAAACCGCTTTTCTCCCCATGCCGTCATCTTCTTAAAATGCGCAACCCCCCCACACGGATCGTAAGCTTTTCACTATCGAAATATTCAAGCAGGGGGATCAGATATTTGCGTGACAGACCGGTAACAGCGCGGTATTGGGGGGGGTTATTTCACCGTTGTCTTTCAGGAGGGATACCAGTTTGTCCCGTAAGCCGCTCAAGACCTCACCCGAATAGAACAAATTATCGGAGACCCGTACCGCAGCGCCGTTGCGCGTCAGCATGGCCATGGTATCGCGGACACACTTCTCGTCGCACCGGAAGCGCTCCATGATCTCCTTGACGGTAGGGGCTTCGATGCCCTTCTCCTGGAGAAACGACGTAATGGCCTCGCCCCGGTTGACGGCAGAACTTGCCGGACGCGAGATCTGCCCGGCCGGTTTCACAATATCCCGGTCGGGAAGCAGCTTGCCTTCGTGCTCCAACGCAAGCAGCAGCGGGGTATAGAAGCGCTGGTCGCTCCTTTGCGGCAGACGTGTTTTGAGCTCTTCCTTTCCTATCCCGCTTTTCAGCGGATTGGCCGTCACATAGGTGGTCACCGCGTCCAGCAGCACCTTTTTGAGCGTTGCAAAGGCCCCCCGTCCCAGCAGGATTCTCGGTTCGCGGGACATTTGGACGATGTCGCCGGCGGACAGCAGCGCCGCGAGTGCTGCTTCAGCCGCTTTCCGGGGGATACCGGCCCGCAGCAGGACATCTTCGAACGCAATTCCGGACAGCAGGCTCTGCCCAACGAGCAACGAGATGATGCGCTGGTGTTCCCGGTTGTCCAGGGAAGAGAGCAGTTGCACGGCTTCTCCGTTCCGCCGCCGGCGCCGGGGCGGAAAGGGGTCGAGCACCACGCCTCCCCCCACGGTCGCGGCAGGCGACGCGGTGCGCAGGATATAGCTGTCGCCAGAAACCAGCAGCACCGGTTCATTCAGGCGCAATTGCACGTATGCGCTCTCCCCGGGCTGCAGGGTATTGCGGTCCAGCAGGATTACCTGGGCCTGCACTTCATACGTGGCCGAATGAAGACGTACGCAGGCCCGGTGTTTCAACTCGCGGGACGCCGCCGCCAGATAGTCGAGGCGGGCATCCACGATCCGGGTTGTCCGGAACACGCCGCGGGGCGTGACCACATCCCCCCGATGCACCTCATCCAGGTCCACGCCTTGCAGGTTGACCGCCAGGCGCTGGCCGGCCAGGCCGTTATCGACCGTGCACCCATGGGCCTGTATGCTGCGCACCCGCCCCTCTCTGCCCGTGGGCAGCACTGCCAACTCGTTTCCTACGGCAATCTCCCCGGACAACAAGGTGCCGGTCACCACCGTGCCGAAACCGGCCACGGTAAAGACCCGGTCTACGGGCAGGCGGAAATGCCCTTCGCGCCGTTTTCCGGAAGCAATGTCCGCCAGGAGTGCCAGCTCTCCCTTCAGCGATTCGAGGCCCGCGCCGGTGCGCGCCGATACCGGTACGACCGGGGCGTTTTCCAGGAAACTGCCGGCCACGAATTCCCGTACCTCTTCGGTGACAAGCTCCAGCCATTCCCTGTCCACCATGTCGCTCTTGGTCAGGGCCACCAGGCCGCTTTTGACCCCCAAAAGCCGCAGGATATCCATGTGCTCCCGCGTCTGGGGCATGATCCCCTCATCGGCGGCGATCACCAGCATGACCATATCCATGCCGCCGACGCCAGCCACCATGGCGCGGACAAACTTTTCATGCCCCGGCACATCGACTATCCCGAATCTGATCTCCCCGGGAAGTTCCAGGTGGGCAAACCCCAACTCAATGGTAATGCCCCGTGCCTTTTCCTCCTTGAGCCGGTCGGTGTCGATGCCGGTCAAGGTCCGCACCAGCGAAGTCTTGCCGTGGTCGATGTGGCCTGCCGTGCCGAGTATGAGGTGCTTCATGGGCTGCATCCCCGGATAAAGAACGAAATGTCCGACGCGGGTTCATTGAAAATCGTAACGACCGCGTGACGGGTGCCGCGCCCCCCACCCGGTGCATTCCCGATCATTTTTCCATCTTTTGGCGATATATGTGACATGACTCAAAATTGCCGCCGCAAAACGTGATGATGTTGGCGATCGTTCTGCTGGATATGATGTAGCAATAGCATTCGGGGGAAGGCTCCTGGACGAAATCGCAGAGCAAAGGCTGATCTGCTGCGACGTTGGGATTTTTTTGCGGGAGCGTCATTGGTGTGTACCCACATGTTACGTGGCCAGAAAATCAGCCAAGACGCGGTCATGCGTCTCGATATGTTCAAGCCAGAGTTGGCGAATGGCACTCAACTCCGCGGCTGATACCTGCCGTCCTTCCCGGAAACGGTGACGCAATTCGGCAGTTTTGGCGCAGACGGACTGGTGGCTCCGGCCATGCTGCATGGCCTGGGGGAAGTCCACGGCAGCCATGGAGGCGTTTTCACTGCCCACATGCTCCAGGACGGCGTCCAGCAGCAGATCGAAGTCTGCCCTCAAATCTTTTTCAGGCTGCCGGAGAAGTTGCGAAAACAGGGCGTCCAGAGGGTCTATGATGTTTTTGTACCGGCTGTCGCAGGTGGACGCCCTTACAGCAAGATGTTTGGTTGCAACGTGAATGTCGGAAAAGGGTTGCTTACGTTGTCTATAGTCAAAAGATTCCATAGCCGGCTGTTCTCATACCAAAATTTGGGGGGATTTCTCCCCCCCATTGCATGAAGGAGGCTCATTTTATGAGCCTTGTGAAGCCATTTTTTAAGCGGCAGCTCACGGTCAGGCTTGGCGGAAGCACATGGGAATCGAACCCACCAGGGAGATTTCTCATCCCCCTCACCGGTTTTGAAGACCGGGCCACCCACCAGCGATGGTAGTGCTTCCGTTGTAAGCCAGGCTGCCACCTTCCCAGCAGTTGCCATCAGGCCAGACGGAATTGCCCGACAAGCCCTTTTAGTTCATCGGCCAAACCGGACAGCTTGTCGGCGGCCTCGGTGGATCTATGGGCCGATTGGGCCGTCACCTGTATGACGTTAGTAATCTGATGCATGTTATTGCTTATTTCACGACTGGTTGAGCTCTGTTCCTCGGCTGCCGTGGCAATCTGATTTATCTGCCCGGTCACTTCGTTGACTTGGTCGAGGATTTGTTGCAAGGCGCTCCCCGATCGTGAGGCCTCAACAGTTCCCGCTTCCACCTCTCGCACTCCCTCTTCCATGGAGTCAACCGCCAGTTTGGTTTCGTTTTGTATAACCCGTATCATCTCGGATATTTCTTTGGTCGCGCGGGTCGTTCGCTCGGCAAGAGCCCGGACCTCATCGGCGACAACGGCAAAACCACGTCCCTGCTCCCCGGCTCTAGCGGCCTCGATGGCTGCATTGAGTGCCAGTAGGTTGGTCTGATCAGCGATCTCCTCGATGGTACCAACAATGGCACCTATTTCGTCGGAACGCGTTCCCAACCCTGCGACCTGACGCGCCGTTTCATGAACCCTGACGGCAATTTGCTGCATGTTGCCAACCGTCAGCATGACAACCTCAGAACCATTGGAGGCCAGTTGGCTGGCATGGTGCGAATTCCCGGCAGCGGCATTGCAATTGTCGGCAATATCATGGGAGGTTGCCGCCATTTCTTCACCCGCCGTTGACACAATGGCAGCCTGGGAGGCCACCTCTTCGGTGCCGGCAGCGATTTGAGCGGCCATATCATGCAACCCAGCGGATGCGGAAGCCACATCATGGGTGCTTCCGGCGACCCTGAGCATGACCGTTTGAAGCTTATCGACAAAACGGTCAAAATAGCCTGCAGCCTCGCCGATTTCATCGTTTGCCGTAATGTTCAACCTGACCGTCAGATCTCCTTCTCCCAGGGCAATATCGTGCATCATGGTCACCATCCGCCCCAAGGTCTGCAGCGCCTTGCGGACAAGCATGAAGGATATGAGCGAAAAGACCGATGCAAGAATGGCGGCTACGCCCGCGATGATATATTTCAGGTGGTCATAAACAGCCAGATATTCTTTCTGCTTTTGCCCCACATAAATAATTCCGACGACCTGCCCTGCCGCATTTTTTAATGGATCGTAGGCGGCGAACTGGGGAATACCATCAATCAATATTTCTCCCCGATGCCGTTTTCCCTGTTTGACGACCGTCTCGTAAACGGCACCGATAAGCTTC is a window of Geobacter sp. FeAm09 DNA encoding:
- a CDS encoding cytochrome c3 family protein, encoding MNMSAMSLALVLWILAPLTAWPLDSCRECHEDGQTMKKLGYPGFTVTQKEVAAQSGMPATCSDCHRGNPSTRVPGEAHRGMGRLMPVARKGFAVMTSPRSYPLEFGAAPASRLIVSTDKGGKKVRDASVTALLYHDKRGDTLSQNFAMMEQTCGACHQQEFAEFSRSTMAQNGKQSQYGGWLDVERGPHNCGPWFEGNVRAMRGATAQPFSDQAAALGQKSCSTCHVGCLDCHYAPQPKSGTDPAKGVHTFVKTPAPESCYGNGRASVCHAGPEDRRRGAGYFGGSFSFPEGGTPDVHVAAKVGCLDCHESSKSNPAIGHAMVRRQARDSCVRCHGEIVRNHAASRHRNLTCEACHIRNVGGYQGTYWGPGKLAGAATPYFKFKAYYGIMADPFLIKDQKGRWIPVKPFPMAVMNQTSSPFKPGLHWRFPVDLPDLKRTDDAWAYVGLFDGLPENNKALLWIQLDKLSHKYGKSRGCDSCHGDLRGVQRQQVAWEYSDPGALPFTGSHEVLADASGLFIRAIRSEKIELEPGYTLSALAPWVYLKDAWQVKGDFSLPPIRDRKGYAAVKADAAMAGKRHISH
- a CDS encoding cytochrome C is translated as MNLKLLAAAAVLWGLSGIGQAAEHPGRDYIEKNGYKGPATCEECHQGTARKFLETVHWKHASKVDNVDNLEAGKEYGMKNRIYTMCNGNDIVNNLKEIPVNAAGKTKYTGCNTCHPGNHLSDVGSTGPEAEAAIDCLICHSSAYDFSNRKPYKDDKGRIVMGQDRSTKAALAIAKPRVKNCMVCHEAAGGGVYIKRGFAFTAANDVHAAKKMECADCHKARDHRFPTGYDPNNWANDGTRLTCTTSGCHPERPHKDDDYNRHAARIACQTCHIPRTGGASAKDFTKWEKLANGFYEPATLKKEANETVPVYAWYNRTVRNEPHFIGPKGSRGDAASKIYPFKIFQGKAYYDKLTGNLLSMDFAQPMANGDTLAGVASAAKTLGIKKYQAEPGWQTVYFSSSHLVTKTKALSCENCHIVNGVLNFRALGYSEAEVAKLTSPELYLEKMLKKQRENDDF
- a CDS encoding SelB C-terminal domain-containing protein; this translates as MSRKYLIPLLEYFDSEKLTIRVGGLRILRR
- the selB gene encoding selenocysteine-specific translation elongation factor produces the protein MKHLILGTAGHIDHGKTSLVRTLTGIDTDRLKEEKARGITIELGFAHLELPGEIRFGIVDVPGHEKFVRAMVAGVGGMDMVMLVIAADEGIMPQTREHMDILRLLGVKSGLVALTKSDMVDREWLELVTEEVREFVAGSFLENAPVVPVSARTGAGLESLKGELALLADIASGKRREGHFRLPVDRVFTVAGFGTVVTGTLLSGEIAVGNELAVLPTGREGRVRSIQAHGCTVDNGLAGQRLAVNLQGVDLDEVHRGDVVTPRGVFRTTRIVDARLDYLAAASRELKHRACVRLHSATYEVQAQVILLDRNTLQPGESAYVQLRLNEPVLLVSGDSYILRTASPAATVGGGVVLDPFPPRRRRRNGEAVQLLSSLDNREHQRIISLLVGQSLLSGIAFEDVLLRAGIPRKAAEAALAALLSAGDIVQMSREPRILLGRGAFATLKKVLLDAVTTYVTANPLKSGIGKEELKTRLPQRSDQRFYTPLLLALEHEGKLLPDRDIVKPAGQISRPASSAVNRGEAITSFLQEKGIEAPTVKEIMERFRCDEKCVRDTMAMLTRNGAAVRVSDNLFYSGEVLSGLRDKLVSLLKDNGEITPPNTALLPVCHANI
- a CDS encoding hemerythrin domain-containing protein translates to MESFDYRQRKQPFSDIHVATKHLAVRASTCDSRYKNIIDPLDALFSQLLRQPEKDLRADFDLLLDAVLEHVGSENASMAAVDFPQAMQHGRSHQSVCAKTAELRHRFREGRQVSAAELSAIRQLWLEHIETHDRVLADFLAT
- a CDS encoding methyl-accepting chemotaxis protein, whose protein sequence is MKLSHKFIIANVVIVLMSVAASSSLCLYEMQKELKHQSAMDMDVCMNVFRELLKLKGGGELRVADGKLMQGSYVLNNNSELPDKVKELFGVEVTIFMDDIRVATTKLNPDGSRAVGKKLIGAVYETVVKQGKRHRGEILIDGIPQFAAYDPLKNAAGQVVGIIYVGQKQKEYLAVYDHLKYIIAGVAAILASVFSLISFMLVRKALQTLGRMVTMMHDIALGEGDLTVRLNITANDEIGEAAGYFDRFVDKLQTVMLRVAGSTHDVASASAGLHDMAAQIAAGTEEVASQAAIVSTAGEEMAATSHDIADNCNAAAGNSHHASQLASNGSEVVMLTVGNMQQIAVRVHETARQVAGLGTRSDEIGAIVGTIEEIADQTNLLALNAAIEAARAGEQGRGFAVVADEVRALAERTTRATKEISEMIRVIQNETKLAVDSMEEGVREVEAGTVEASRSGSALQQILDQVNEVTGQINQIATAAEEQSSTSREISNNMHQITNVIQVTAQSAHRSTEAADKLSGLADELKGLVGQFRLA